One region of Triticum aestivum cultivar Chinese Spring chromosome 6B, IWGSC CS RefSeq v2.1, whole genome shotgun sequence genomic DNA includes:
- the LOC123136899 gene encoding uncharacterized protein yields the protein MCVSAFKRARARPHWVIRSSELARLGDGVRCSSSKINPLRVSCALEPKMARSAMSGLVLLLLCATCRLAIGITDGLLSNGNFERGPQPSQLRGTQVMGASSIPSWRTSGFVEYIPSGRKQGDMVLVVPEGAYAVRLGNEASIAQRLRGAVPGARYSLTFSAARTCAQAERLNVSASGQSGVLVMQTMYSSNGWDSYSWAWDANADEVEVVVHNPGVTEDPACGPLIDSVAIKTLTPPRRTNKNLVKNGDFEEGPYIIPGTKWGVLIPSRMVDEHSPLPGWMVESLKAVKYIDSDHFAVPRGRRAVELLAGRESAIAQVIRTVPGKQYALSFSVGDASNTCRGSLMVEAYAGRESTKVPYESAGQGGAAKRAVLPFRATSSRTRVVFFSSFYNTRTDDMSSLCGPVIDDVAVVSVRARPPKRA from the exons ATGTGTGTCTCTGCGTTTAAAAGGGCTAGAGCTAGGCCACACTGGGTCATCAGAAGCTCAGAACTAGCACGACTCGGGGACGGGGTCCGGTGCTCTTCGTCTAAGATCAATCCCCTCCGCGTTTCTTGCGCATTGGAGCCAAAGATGGCAAGGTCAGCCATGTCCGGGCTAGTGCTCCTGCTGCTCTGTGCAACCTGCAGATTGGCGATAGGAATCACCGATG GGCTGCTGTCCAACGGCAACTTCGAGCGCGGGCCGCAGCCGTCGCAGCTGCGCGGGACGCAGGTGATGGGCGCGTCGTCGATCCCGTCGTGGCGAACGTCGGGGTTCGTGGAGTACATCCCGTCGGGGCGGAAGCAGGGGGACATGGTGCTGGTCGTCCCCGAGGGCGCCTACGCCGTGCGCCTGGGCAACGAGGCGTCCATCGCGCAGCGTCTCCGCGGGGCCGTCCCCGGCGCGCGCTACAGCCTCACCTTCAGCGCCGCGAGGACGTGCGCGCAGGCGGAGCGGCTCAACGTGTCCGCGTCCGGCCAGTCCGGCGTGCTGGTCATGCAGACCATGTACAGCAGCAACGGCTGGGACTCCTACTCCTGGGCCTGGGACGCCAACGCCGACGAGGTCGAGGTCGTCGTCCACAACCCCGGCGTCACCGAGGACCCCGCCTGCGGACCCCTCATCGACTCCGTCGCCATCAAGACCCTCACCCCGCCTCGCCGCACCAACA AGAACCTGGTGAAGAATGGTGATTTCGAGGAGGGGCCATACATCATCCCCGGGACCAAGTGGGGGGTGCTGATCCCGTCGCGCATGGTGGACGAGCACTCGCCGTTGCCGGGCTGGATGGTGGAGTCACTCAAGGCCGTCAAGTACATCGACAGCGACCACTTCGCGGTGCCTCGGGGGCGCCGGGCCGTGGAGCTGCTGGCGGGGAGGGAGAGCGCGATCGCGCAGGTGATCCGCACCGTGCCGGGGAAGCAGTACGCGCTGTCCTTCAGCGTGGGCGACGCCAGCAACACATGCCGAGGGTCGCTCATGGTGGAGGCCTACGCCGGCAGGGAGTCGACCAAGGTGCCGTACGAGTCGGCGGGGCAGGGCGGCGCCGCCAAGCGCGCCGTGCTCCCGTTTCGCGCCACGTCGTCTCGCACGCGCGTCGTCTTCTTCAGCTCATTCTACAACACCAGGACCGACGACATGAGCTCGCTCTGCGGGCCGGTGATCGACGACGTCGCCGTCGTCAGCGTGCGCGCGCGGCCGCCAAAGCGCGCCTAG